The Arachis ipaensis cultivar K30076 chromosome B07, Araip1.1, whole genome shotgun sequence genomic interval TGGATCATGATGCTGAGCATTTGGTTGCATTTTGGGGAGGCCAATGCAGTTAGATGAATTTGAAAAAGCGGTTACATCGAGTTATAACAATAGCTCAACTAAGGATGCAAGAAATAGGCACCAAGATTTCATTTCTGCCATTGTTGACAAGATTACAAAAGTTGAACATTCCTTAAATGAGTCCCTTCATCCAGGTAACAAGGTGCCTCTGCCTTGGGTGCGGCTAGATGAAGGAGAAAGAGACGAGCTCGCATTGTTCCTTTCCGGTATGCCAGAGGCTGAAGGAAAATCTGTTGGTAGAGACCATGAGGATTCACAGTCAACATCTGGCTGGGGCTCCACACTAGAAGTGGAGGACAAATCACCTGGGCATCGCAGGGCGGCTAGTGCTGATGCCCATGTTAGTTCTTGGAAAATTGCTGTTTCTGATGAGCTTCAACAACGCAATACCCCCGACGGTTCTTCTGGTGCTATGCATAAGGTAGCCAGTCTCTCTGCGTTTGTTAGCTCCATGGAATCAGTCTCTAAGTTGAAGTGGGCCAAGAATGGTTATAAAAAGCTCAAAGCAGGAAATCATCATCAAGAAAGTGATAATGCACTGCTACCATCAGCGCAATTGAATGGGGTATGTTTTGAGTCTGATTTAGTATGAGTATTTCGATTAATTAACCAAATCATTAATACTACCTTTTGTGTTGATGAAAAAAGGGCTTGAATTCATGCTATGAAAGAAGTAAGAGTTACCTTGATAGCTGTGATGAATGTTATGATAAGCAACTATATGGATGGTATGGGGCTATTCAAAGACAGCTTCAAAGATCTCAATACCAAATGCAGTACAGTAGGCCTGTTCAGTTAACTGTGTGGATATCTATTCTCCTTTGCATGATAGGTAAGCTCTGGATCTTTCTTTGTTTGCATGTATGAAACTTTATTCCTACAAAAAAGTGTGCATTTGCATGTTCTGCAATTTCTTAGCCTTAGGCACTGCTTTGTACAACTGTACATGATTCTGttgagtttttcatgctttcCCTGTTTGTGATTTTGTTGCTGTGTATATTTGACACATAGACACAAAGCTATTTCGAATTTACAGAACTTTTTTATATAAGATGCATTTTTTTAAGATGAACCTCAAATATCGTGCTAGAATCATATTTGAGGTGGGGAGGTTTTGTAATGTTTCCAGTTTTTAAGTTTCAGTAGGAAACTTCTGTAGTTGGCTGCTTTTATCATGGGGTTTCTGTGAGCATCCAACCATATATCTTGGTGTATATAGTTTTGTGTTGTGCTCGCACCTTATAGACTAAAGGATGATGTAATTGTGTCAATTGTTGCTTATACCAATGTTATTGACTTATTGttcaattatcattttatttCTCCTCCATTTTATAATGTGAATACACCTACATGTTTGCTTACAATGCTGATTTCTCTGCAGTTTTAATTGCTTTTTGCACAATGTAGTAAGGAAGATTTAGATACATTATCTATCAATTTGTGGTTGGCGCCAAGGGGAACAGAAACATTCTTTCAGTACAAGCTCATATATGTTGTTGCTTAAGCAGGTGAGAGTTTTTTCTGGTTCACTAACATACCCCGTGTCGATGTACAAGGTGGTTTGATATCACTAGGTAGTATTTAGAGTGGTCCTTAATCCTAGGCAGCAGTAGCACATCCTGACCTTTTTGTACTATTTGCTCTAGCCCCTCCATTTCAATTTTGTCTCACTAAAGTGTGTTCGAGACAAAGGGGGAATAACCTACTAAATGTCGTTTCATGTATGTCTGTCTAGTGAATTGAGAACTGTATTGTGTACCAAAGCTTTTAGGCTTTAGCCCTGCATGTAAAAATTCAGGATCATATACTATCAAATTGCTGGAAAGTAACAAGGAACCATGGAAGTAAAACTGGGTAGACTTATCTATATTTCTTTCAGCTTATGTGATGCTCCCTTTTTTGAGGATACAATCATACAAGGCAGTTGATTAACTAACTGTCAAGTCTACAATCTAGGAGAGAAAAAGTGATAATTGATACTGTCAGGGTGTATTGCTTTTCATTTTGGATGGCAAGGGAAAGACAGAAAGATGTTTGTAGAACAAAATTGAGTCTACTTCACTATTGCCATTATATTTATTTCCTTAtggaaaatattaaaatatacgATGCATGACCAactttttaattagaaaaatgaGAGTGGTGTTTGGATTAAATGAGCCAGTAAATAACTAAATGTGTGGGTTTGCTCTGGTAAGTAATCGGTAGCCAAAATAGAATGTGGCAACAAGAACTGGAACAAAGAACTCGTAAAGTGTCTCAGACATGGACTTGGGATCCTCTTTTATAACGAACGAACTCATCTCTTTGTTCTTGGACTCCGTATCCGCAACATGGTCCTTGGCTTCTACCTCTTCTATGGTGGCACCTTGCAGGACACTCACCTGGTGCTTAAGGACCAAGTTCTGTGCTCCTTTGCTGTGTCCAATTGCATCGAACTCCTTCGTTGCATCCTTGCCTGCTAACTCCATCAACACCTCTTTGCCGCCGGGGTGTTCCTCCAAGAACTTCGTGACACCCAATACCTTTAAAAGAAAATGAAGTTATATATATAATCAGTTTAAAGTTAGAGTTTTGTTCGCACCAACAATAAATTAATTTTGGAAGTGTCAAATTAGAGAGGCAATGAGGCATGGATAGAAATATATACTCTGCCATTGATCACAAGCCAACAAGCTTTCTTGGATTTGTGTTGGACAACCTGTGAGCGTGTGAAAACCCTCTGATTCTCCATGATTCAAGAGTTTTGAGGCTAGTTCCTGTAGTTTGAAACACTTTCCAAGACTCCCAACTTTTTAGCATGGTGAGTGTTAATTTGATTGCTTCACTCACCGATGCTACTTCCAAGTTACAACCACATTTTTCACTTCATCCGTGGGTTGGAGAGGAAAGTAGCTTGTCAATAATTTCATAGATATTAAATAAACGATTCAGCTGACATGGGATATATGTTAGGctcattattaataaaaaatttttatttttattttcattttaataaatGCATACAAGATATATATTGAAACTTAAACTTTATATGTTTTccatataaaaaaagaaattcaATTGATAACCAAACACATATTAGCTAACTGATAGTCAAAAGAATGGTCGAGATTGATTTCACTCCCTCCAACCAAAAGTATGGTTCATTAACACTAATACACGCTTTtcttaaacaaaaacaaaatagaattgCAGAAGATGATATTGACAACGTCCTAAACCAAACTACTCACACGTACCAATCAATTCATTTCATAAATAGACAGACTAACACTAAATATGATTTTCTATTTATGAAATGCAAGGACCAAAAAGGAAGAAAAGGACGAAACTAAGACACCATTGAATCTCTACATGCTTCTTGTTATTGCAAATGCCATAGATGACCATGGCTGAGCAGCTTTAGGTAGCTCTACACTAAGTTGAACGGGGAAGCACGTGCGAACGCACACACACGAAATGAAACAGAGGCTACCCAGAACTTTTTATTTCTGTGCTAGCTTTAGATAACTCATTGGGGTTGCCTTTCTCCACCTTATTGTCAAATTCCATTCCCTGAAATGTGATCCGTGATGACCGATACTTGCTACCATAAGCAGTACCAAACCCCCAACCAAGTCCTACTCCAACGCCACAGCCTCCACCTATCCAATAATAATATTGTTCTTGAAAGATTGAACGAACAATCCAAGTACAGATACCACAAGAACTAAAAGTCATGAATTTGGAACCAAAATGTTACAATTTTGAGGCTGTCCATGTTCATGTCTTAAAAAATCATTATGAATTTTTCTCTTGGGAACACTGGCAGGATTACAGAAACCATGTCACATAACTTGATTGTATCAATGTCATATAATATGAATAACCAGAACCAGAAGGATCAACATTTGCAACAAGATTATAACAGGAACCTGTATAACAGCAAGGGTATGCATGCTATTTCCATCTAATGAAAACTGAAACTGAAAAAGCGAGAAAAAAGCAAGAGGGAGATGGTAATTAACTAATTATACCTGCACCAAGACCCAAGAAGTTCAATGGCATACCtgatgaatacacaaaataaacaGATCAGATAAATTAGCAGACTGAGACTTGAAATTGACAAAATTACAAAAAAGGGATCTCAGATAATCAAGTTACAACAATATTACGATCAAAGCACATGAAATTAAAAGAATGATTAGCGAAATCAGAGGTTTTGGAAGGAGTGAAAAGAAAGGACCTCCGAAACCCCATCCTACACCGAAACCGCAACCTACTCCGAAACCTGAAAACCCAACAATGAAGATCAGCTCGAGTGAGTGAAATTTGTGAAAACTAAATTCAatgaagaattcatgaagaatCGTAGAGACAAATCTAGCATACCAAATCCGACGCCAACTCCGTTGAAATTAGTGATGAccatgtttctttctttctttctggcTTAGCACAGCACCGCACCTACCGTAGCAATGAAATCAAATCACTGCTATATGGTTCTTTTCGACCCGCCCGTTATGTACCAAAAGTGGAAAGCCCATTTGGACTCTCATACTAGGCTGGTCCTTCATCCTTTAATAACATATTACCATGTGTCCAAAAACGAGAACAACATTTTAGCATCGATGCACCTAAAAGAAAAAGGTCATTCGGGTCGGGTTTCCGGCCCTGCCCGTAACAAAAAAGGGCAAGTTACTCATCTAATGAGTAAACACCAAACTCGATCCCTGTCCATTTTTCAGAAGGACAAAGCGATTCCTGCCTAAAAAAAAGGTACGTCCCCACTCTTGTCTTTGTATTCCGTGAGACATGGTGGCTCTTCTGTGCTTTCCGGCGTTAAAAACAAACGAAATAAGTATACGTTTCACTTAATGGTGATGAGCTGGCTGTCAGGTGTCCATTAAGTGCCAATCTGTCAATTTAAAAATAGATAGGGGTCGATCTGTTCCTGCCTCCCAAACAAAAATGCTGTCGTTTTAAGTGGGATGAGAGGTTCAAATGTTGTACTGCTTCACTATATATTCTGAAAATGTATCAATGTGTTCGACTGTAAACCCTAGGACGACATGGTTGATAGTGAAGAACGTGGGTCGATATCAAATCAGCGAAGTGGGAGAGTTGAAAACGAATTAGGTTGGAGTTTGAAAGTTACTGGGAGTGTGGGATCAAAGTGGAAGAAGAAGTGGGTTGTCCCAGGGTGTAATTGAGGAATTTATGCAATTTTGTTCATGTCTGAAACCGATATGAACCCAAACAGACTATTCTTTCGATGCTCATACTTTAAGGTAGGTTtattaacaattaaaattttGTTCACTTTATTTTTCATTGATGCTCATATTTCAAGGCAGGtttatcaaaaattaaaattatgttaaTTTTGTTTTCCCTTAGATTCATAATAAAGAATATTATTTTGTAAACTCCAACACCTCATTGCAAATACTTTTGTTGGCTTGATGATTATGTTGCATTATTCAATGAGGATGCTGCGAAGACTCTTTTGTTCGGAGGTTTGAAGCTGAATCAGAATCTTAAAGAAGGTTATTCTTCTGCAGATGATAACAAAGTTAGGGAGCTAGAGGAAAGATTGGTTGGCTTAGAAATTCATTTGAAGAAAGCTAGATTGAATTTTTTGCAAAATAAATGTACTAGTGTTGAATGTGTTATGTTGGCATTTGTTGCTGGAATTGTAGTTGAAAACCTGTTTAGTGGTGTAGTTTAGAGAGATCAAATGTTGCTTCTGGAGTATTGTGAAACATGGAGATCAGGGTTGTTAAGTTGTTTAGGCTATGGTATTTATTGCTATTGATCACTTTTGATGAatgaatataaatataattaagctgcttttatttttatatgttcgTTTATTCAATTTTAAAGAATGCAGTAGTATACATGATTTTGTAATAAAATAAGGCATTATGAATTTGTTGAACAAAGTAAGAAGCCATCTGTTGAAAGTTGAAACTTAACACATCCATAATAATAGAATAAGGGAATCATCATAACAACCCTTACTTATATAGTTATCCAAAAGAGTATTCAACCAACTATATCATTGGTTACATGTCTTAGCATCTAATTATATTATAACAAAAGCAAGGGCAACACAAGGTCTCTAATCAACATAGTTGTCGTAGCAAGTAATTTGATAACTAAAATAGACACAGTGTTAACAAGCTATTGTCTAAATTATCTGTTATTCCTAGTCTCAAACTTTTAAAACTAGATCAACAATTCAATTCTTGTTGGGAGCCCTAATCTCTGAAGTTGTTGTAGCCATGGTCTCAATTAATACTCCTGTTGATACACCTTGGTTAGTTGAAGTAGATTGACCTGAACCAACAGACAGGATTGGCCGTAGGTTCATTCGATTGAGCCTTATGCTATTGGAGCAGTGGGTCTCACAATTGGTTGCTTCTCTCTAAAGTATGGTGCAGAGTTGGTGTTGAATTTTGTTGCAGGCTATCCTCAAAAAGATCATAGCAAAggtcataattaaattaaatagagATTACAAATTTAACTTAGGACTATTTTTTACCTCATTTGCTTGGGGTGCAGACTGAGAGAcattaattttctccccttgacTATGGTTCACTGATTGTCCTCTTGCAGATGTTTTGGGAAGcttctttttgttcttctttgtCTTAGCCTATCAGAAATGGTAACTGTTAGGGTAACAAATAAATTAGTGTTATGCCAAATAAAGACACTAAATTAGCATAAACTCACAGCAGCATCTAATGTAGTTTTCTCAGCATTGGCAGTTGAGTTGTTCTGTCCTGTTTGCTGAACCTGTTTAATCGTCAAATCACAAGATTGGAACACAACAAGGCTCAACCAATTAGGACACTTAATTGCTTAACTATATATTTATAGGACAGTTagcatattaaatatattttgaaaTTGAATCATCACTTGTTGAATTATACCTGCTCAGTGTTAGCTTGGCTTAACTCTACAAATTGCAAAGGCCCTTTCTTTGCCCTTCTCTCCTTCTTTGTCATGAGTTTTCAATTCGGGTCTTGAGATGCATTGGTACAAGTCTTGTAGTAATGTCCTAGCTGACCACACTTTGAGCAAGTGACTTAAAAGGTTTTTCTACATTTGTTTGGATTCATCTCTTTCTCAACTAGGTCCGATCTTCTCTTCATCTTTGGCCTATGAGCAGCTCTTTTGATTGGAGGAGGAAGAGTCTTAGGAGCATCCGATTGTACCCAGTACTCTTCACTATTAACCGGTTTGATGCAATGTGAGTATGTAGCTCTTACTGCTTCCATTGTCAGCCACTTATGCACAAAATCTTCAGGCCTAAGGCCCATCTTAGACATAGCTGCCACTGCATGTCTACAAGGCATACCTATAGACATGAATTCAATTTATCACATGCAATCAATCCTATGTAACAAATATACAGTTTTACAAATACAAAATAATATTCAAAACAAGTTTACCAGTTAGCTGCCACAGGTTGCATGTGTATGTTTTTTCTTCAAGATTAACCCCAACCTTGTGATTTCGACAGTGCACTTCAAAAAGAAATCTCTTACTATCTCCAGCCTAGATAGCTTTCCATTTATGGCTTTTTGGCTTAATGAAGTCATCGAATCTTTTTTGCTGCACTGGAGCTAAAGCGCCAACATGTTTCTCTAGCTTCTTTTTGTGTGCTTCCATCTTCCGCATTAGATAACATCTTAAGTCCTTGCACATTGTTAGGATTGGCTTACCCCTGTATGCCACTATCTTAGCATTCCAAATTTCGCACATATTATTGGTGATATTGTCAACCTTGGGTCTGGGACTGAAAAACGCCTTCGACCAAGCAGCTGGATCAAACCTATCAAGATATTCCCAAGCTGGAACACTGATCTGTTTCAGCTTTTCCATAGCTGCCTTGAACTCAATTTGTGTGGTGCAACGTGCACAATCCCATACAAGTTACTTGGTCTGTTGGTCCTTAATTTGCTTAATGAAATTCTTCTAAATGTGTAATACGCAGTTCCTATGAAAAGCCCTTGGAAATATGTCCTTTAAGGCTAATGCCAATCCCTACCAACAATGCCAATAAATAACAAATGCCAATAAATCAATTCAAACCAACAATTCATATCAATAAATAACAAGGTGTGAGATTCTCACAATATGTACCAACAATGCATATCAATAAGTAATAATGTATGAAATGAAACAACTATTTTTTATTACCTTTTGTTGGTCTGAAATGAAGTTCCATCCCCTTTCCGTGCTATCACTTAAGTCATGTTGAAGTTGTGTTAAGAACCATTTCCAAGTGTCCTTACACTCATTTGGTACAACTGCATATGCAATAACAAAGAAATGGTTATTGCCATCTTGACCCACTGCAGACAGTAGCTAACCGCCGTAATAGCCCTTAAGAAAACAATCGTCTAATCTAATCAAAGGCCTGCATCCCTCTATAAAACCCTTCTTGCAAGCATCCAAGCTTATATATAGTCTATCAAACAAAGGAAGAGACTCTGGTTGAGGTATCACATCTAATCTTGCAGTTGAACCAGGATTTTTCCTATGCAGTTCCATCAGGTAATCCATAATCTTACCATACTGTGCTCCTTCGTCGCCAATTACCTCTTTCCTAGCTGCCTTAAGTGCCCTGCTTATCATTTTACCACTCAGTTGGATGTTGTAGTCTTCGATCATGTATTTCATAGCCTACTTTGGCTTTATGTCTAGCTGAGTAAGAAGCCTCTTAACTAACTTCGATGTTACCCACTGCCTATCAGCAAGGTTGCTGCTGAAATCCCTCCTACAATCATAAACAATTTTTACTAGCACATGCTGCCCTGACCCTCTGCTTCTCATTTTTTAGATACATAACATATTTACCCTCATATACGAAATAATCTTTCAGCGCACTCTTGAATGCTTCCATTGTAGTGAAGGTTTGTCCAACTTTAAATTCAACCTCCCCGTACTCAGTTTCTTCATTAAAGGCATCGTATGCAGTCTCTCTTCGTCCTCAGATGACACTGGGCTGTTGAATGCTTCACTTTCATAATCATATGGCTTGTCATAATCCGAATCCAATTTCTTAATAGTTGGCCCAACACTTCCGGATGTGCCACCCAAACTAGTTCCAATGCCACTTAAACCACCACCTATAGTCTTAGTCTTACTTCCATTATACCTTCCATCTCTCAAAATATGTTTTCTTCTAGTACTCTTATACTT includes:
- the LOC107606377 gene encoding uncharacterized protein LOC107606377 isoform X2, with the protein product MASTFNRWEKDPFFTAAEQVQESADRMESAFRAWIHAKKDACSPWNSDEICRDVHTALGTAKWQLDEFEKAVTSSYNNSSTKDARNRHQDFISAIVDKITKVEHSLNESLHPGNKVPLPWVRLDEGERDELALFLSGMPEAEGKSVGRDHEDSQSTSGWGSTLEVEDKSPGHRRAASADAHVSSWKIAVSDELQQRNTPDGSSGAMHKVASLSAFVSSMESVSKLKWAKNGYKKLKAGNHHQESDNALLPSAQLNGGLNSCYERSKSYLDSCDECYDKQLYGWYGAIQRQLQRSQYQMQYSRPVQLTVWISILLCMIVLIAFCTM
- the LOC107606377 gene encoding uncharacterized protein LOC107606377 isoform X1; amino-acid sequence: MASTFNRWEKDPFFTAAEQVQESADRMESAFRAWIHAKKDACSPWNSDEICRDVHTALGTAKWQLDEFEKAVTSSYNNSSTKDARNRHQDFISAIVDKITKVEHSLNESLHPGNKVPLPWVRLDEGERDELALFLSGMPEAEGKSVGRDHEDSQSTSGWGSTLEVEDKSPGHRRAASADAHVSSWKIAVSDELQQRNTPDGSSGAMHKVASLSAFVSSMESVSKLKWAKNGYKKLKAGNHHQESDNALLPSAQLNGGLNSCYERSKSYLDSCDECYDKQLYGWYGAIQRQLQRSQYQMQYSRPVQLTVWISILLCMIGKLWIFLCLHV
- the LOC107606378 gene encoding cytochrome b5; its protein translation is MVITNFNGVGVGFGFGVGCGFGVGWGFGGMPLNFLGLGAGGGCGVGVGLGWGFGTAYGSKYRSSRITFQGMEFDNKVEKGNPNELSKASTEINQHKSKKACWLVINGRVLGVTKFLEEHPGGKEVLMELAGKDATKEFDAIGHSKGAQNLVLKHQVSVLQGATIEEVEAKDHVADTESKNKEMSSFVIKEDPKSMSETLYEFFVPVLVATFYFGYRLLTRANPHI